One Leishmania panamensis strain MHOM/PA/94/PSC-1 chromosome 24 sequence genomic region harbors:
- a CDS encoding kinesin, putative (TriTrypDB/GeneDB-style sysID: LpmP.24.1390), whose translation MKRPTSVRQPAPANAQRASTVVGSSGAAASINRCISLYRAAPVLAAVNATTTTAASASPPMPSRPCGGPADSSNGSHSPKRSNVSSFLTPRRLNASAQKTVAAPPPPPPQHAQWPHDAVPNLRPIPFASPTPSGGTPSRRCARHIPALLSGTQPRSATVTTVIATKSSGSPRYEGGYEPPRVERLAAVGIFSAQKLIPKPAPSAIESSGASLPTDNFVGNQANSESANGAAQSTPFSAPSQLMTSPSAAACDRAKKRAAAKTHVKAVTVHRRSAPSAMTAIGASPPTLIPTKASQPRPLSARAIPVANKTSTAEVADGMLRAQPSSSYTSARLSSLPFQVSEATPPLAFATASRKNSAWSSDPTNRSVVLGASGATLEPSVTSRRPTWLESVDEEDTVVTDAESIPVSAAANPTYPLAGGFSTALRSAAPVKVTLRTSALMTTTAPAPEPAVVKPAKKRPEAESTFASAASTADGGGAGKDQERSSGPTAAVNAKAARRSLTPESISQVRKSRGMTQNTTNAAPTPPLSSSPQTLHQSIAMAAGVSSCTPKFSSSTGKTNRSTPARGAASPSKNPDMLRGGVLPRATPTTGAPTAPAAAAAAPVVTSAPFHASEVYSQHAATILSQTLSVVRPMAPVVHVRIRPVLPSIGESSKGRRVFFLDHENVMVTRTCPGISAANASSLMPPSSLVEPTMVRRSGTNGQIVPALQLSNLNSRTRSPSSGTRGVSAAPPLRAAAGRGGGGKVLVSSTDALRTAEASAPMKAASPACFYGKDLAQLHSLVAAESLMASKTSAVAAGADLPSGTDEGNIHVSPSSLSPASENLQPLSLFPPPPLAAHHNRTTSWTSQGSEERSPSSRLSCGSPSTSVSPQQLGFGSARSGAEVSMALGTFASVSRTRPWLTTFKSFTEEETSSLYATPRELKAASTSGGACAPSSTGRHCSSGGAARGGCTTPALQHRAKGPGIERKPCYGGVSLSTASCITERRNSAATITTGVSPRKAATTAPSPVSTRRRASRSILGASVSVSAMSIPTMPKTSGGFINGAKLAEEDAVAEPKEAHHDEGRLQQQQTPLGNCSISPPGAATCGEQHYSFEFVHDEEATQADVFEESVLHFADEALLAQNVAIICYGPTGSGKTYSMMGSQVQPFSTSRSSFGSTPFRASGEKRHHGGVVSTSCARFPPQSDSNGPTPPGPGNTGEMERQITDEAAAGVDGRGAGRDAHAVEDDDESDGASCPKLGSTWEYHYVKHTSKGNGDSAAAAARRNHQRYSHTDGGEGAALTSSAMMFECAAAPGSMTEMGILPRLVHTLLERRGEAITIRRDPGREVGGRSAHNLQSNSRPTSTLKRAGGLSLTLRDLTFYGIELYMDELCDLLDPGKRPIPTVSDTGGLEVLCQRINEARDYRISGSRGGASHGTTKTARTGGGMPITSLADLRRAYHLAHGNRVTARHAKNDASSRSHAIFLLQLDFDLIESTDEPRRRAGSGAASARDGGAAAPPLPSEHVQRVHSYVAMVDLAGCERVKQTKVEGAALREAQYINKSLSALSSVVLSLHHNNAHVPYRDSKLTRLLRPCLEGGRVLTLVHVAPCSSTEAISTLKFADQIRHIHIPTHALTATSSKHRELLDVFADLIDPMQGHWESQVRQAQLQLDRLCADVRLLYFSRAVGAIPHRTASKDALASDVVSEISAMSEVDEIISISSGDVSQEEGPQPLTENATEADKRRFALLTVMHRLMGPIHLHQRTSMRDAVRAIQCREEHRVLAHRQQVQRRIDKLQATLQELTTANAKLAKENSTPLPRDPHALELSRRIRESTEELGEYTKEQAVLISLTTALRQRLAAQDDLEAAVDEQLHKVQHRTEQAMRTLSAAVAAHPPGGPPAGSGATLPKEPTLPTDTSTTTALAMSSKDDPELRDIAHQQLSLAKELAALRLETACFEIGTGLWEGLWARAMRKEIITAMEVEVFAMERILLDRRAFSMMMTSDADVDGENGCVGDAETGLTALPLTPKAAAYPGNGLGSVERNERDTSVTAAEHHVSAPLMHPSPESSPPGVHLSVPVSSYSALWSRLGSYLHRRAESCNGSGRVATSHRGPNKVEGGAAVPLSSLVLQRSRRDRAVDLATTTASDKSVSFATNSFSAVASSSEGLRLRSTLAPVAGVVPSSSPCRGLEGLVPNPLTVLMTGEQQNQTQHQMGSISSLPSSRHNSNAAAVVAALMPLSLAGSYEEEQSMQEASLQMLLRDGIPCEVCCLGESASYTLQHYILPSSADAPLREEARHEDPATNFSAAPDRYPATEDSGATEKESDASWLASARKGHMTNREWSSSRQPCERPGGPTVGLCTTRQGRLRLVRIPRRQNFYVLEFLYTHQGLPMAPRLQAAVLGKSEDTFTSIPGKTHLEQMVDALPSVQGAAGRGGGGGSSGSTATQPQGPLREHRLFAIPLFDPTLHLHMHVLEEGIPNMTTPVAAAVGLPSGGDAPSVSGSTFEDASDPGGSVIFTSPSPPFPALCVARRPEDGPQLVVEVRGVPQTSSTCRRMITADTKQKPKSSQKRQQKPRSPKKTTARAGQAAGPALHSGQAQHAVGRSPSRPSASRAPAGTRAGVWSGLVLAKRLSSGGELMLPSSCILANTGCCSLVLRFPAPFFASSALRVERVEAVVGALCGILRPSLTAPEVRPSSSLSSSKQVGSARRRLSSSPWCTSAGGTERGGSNNGDRRRSSVSRSPLSSACAPPGLEVVDYAHIPYTLFLGSGSPIRSSPSRATSVGDGVEGLGYGPFASGHPSASFGNAAVLASASSSAISSDSLDDLGVLSGGVLGDTLQSSFSQGHGRYIATTMPPDTSLLQHNTSLNGLPRPSRGSSMLGPPAAPLMDQRSGATLQVQFYWIATPLNMESPHLDAGRKNSSGAGCSSANDGGGDNGAARRHTIGSRFPPQPNTHTTVSTDTSVEAAEVGVDRLVRSQVKAALSILAQFSYVLVDGRPRGDVADVGEGTAASSLGSTLTASFSAHDVRRPLVLEHGSHRRSQSEADAARFRDAVAVTSLLRQLDTYRHRIRRLFRQQLYDAEDIIGDDVAPPALQSWLSGELGRGAYLREVQGEVKRTVGLPASTVLSSTSGGAAPLLITSSDWHSRGDDRGTDAALLEPESGDAGPNTQVTVTDAREACVTTVPWTVWQWAYRWPLLHRLLRRDSVTRLGSGDACPAGRPCVSQAEGTSAWLPIAAHSSSSAALVTVTSSPFLASCSMVASPTFASSSSSSDEGFVMEGDWLTEAKLAARSKRVWLPEVFTATVPSYLENCSYAGL comes from the coding sequence ATGAAGCGACCCACCTCCGTGCGGCAACCCGCACCGGCGAACGCACAGCGGGCGAGCACCGTCGTAGGTAGTAGCGGAGCGGCCGCTAGTATCAACAGGTGTATCAGTCTTTACAGGGCCGCGCCAGTGCTGGCAGCCGTGAATGCCACTACTACTACCGCCGCTAGTGCATCTCCTCCAATGCCGTCGCGCCCTTGTGGTGGGCCGGcggacagcagcaacggctcGCACTCACCGAAGCGGTCGAACGTCTCGAGCTTTCTCACCCCACGTAGACTGAATGCGTCTGCTCAGAAGACGGtagcggcaccaccgccgcccccgccacAGCACGCGCAGTGGCCTCATGATGCAGTACCCAATCTTCGGCCAATCCCCTttgcctcccccaccccatcTGGTGGGACACCATCAAGGAGATGCGCGCGACACATCCCCGCGTTGTTGAGTGGTACGCaaccgcgcagcgccacggtGACCACCGTCATCGCCACGAAATCCTCCGGCTCGCCACGCTACGAAGGTGGATATGAACCTCCTCGAGTGGAGCGTCTTGCCGCTGTAGGTATCTTTTCTGCACAGAAGTTAATACCGAAGCCTGCGCCTTCGGCAATCGAGTCGTCAGGTGCGTCCCTCCCGACCGATAATTTTGTTGGTAATCAAGCGAATTCAGAGTCGGCAAATGGTGCTGCTCAGTCGACCCCATTCTCAGCACCGTCGCAGTTGATGACTTcaccgtcagcggcggcgtgcgaCAGAGCAAAGAAGCGGGCAGCTGCGAAAACACATGTCAAGGCAGTGACTGTGCACCGAAGAAGCGCTCCATCAGCTATGACGGCAATCGGTGCCTCTCCACCGACGCTGATACCAACGAAAGCGTCCCAGCCACGCCCATTGTCGGCACGCGCGATCCCCGTGGCGAACAAGACGAGtacggcagaggtggcggatGGCATGCTTCGGGCCCAACCATCATCATCTTACACCAGTGCGCGCCTGTCGTCACTTCCGTTTCAAGTCAGCGAGGCGACACCGCCTCTCGCCTTCGCTACAGCAAGCAGGAAAAACAGCGCCTGGTCATCTGACCCCACAAACCGCTCAGTCGTTCTAGGAGCCTCTGGTGCGACTCTCGAGCCTTCGGTGACATCACGACGCCCCACGTGGTTGGAAAGTGTGGACGAAGAAGACACCGTCGTTACCGACGCGGAGAGCATCCCTGTCTCTGCAGCGGCGAACCCCACCTATCCACTGGCGGGCGGTTTCTCAACGGCGTTACGGTCGGCTGCACCGGTGAAGGTGACACTACGGACGTCTGCACTGATGACCACGACGGCACCAGCACCGGAGCCCGCTGTCGTCAAGCCCGCAAAGAAGAGGCCAGAGGCCGAGTCGACGTTTGCAagcgccgcttccaccgCTGACGGAGGGGGCGCTGGCAAAGACCAAGAGAGGAGCTCAGGCCCCACGGCGGCTGTCAATGCCAAGGCAGCGCGGCGGTCACTCACGCCAGAGTCGATCTCGCAGGTGAGGAAGTCGAGGGGCATGACGCAAAATACCACCAACGCTGCACCAACTCCGCCCCTCAGCTCTTCCCCTCAGACGCTACACCAGTCGATCGCAATGGCGGCGGGCGTCTCGTCGTGCACCCCAAAGTTCTCCTCCAGTACTGGTAAGACGAACCGCTCTACACCCGCGCGTGGAGCAGCTTCCCCGAGCAAGAATCCCGACATGTTGCGAGGTGGGGTGCTGCCGCGTGCGACACCAACGACTGGAGCGCCTACAGcaccagccgccgccgctgctgcacccgtTGTCACCTCTGCGCCATTTCACGCGAGCGAGGTGTACAGCCAACACGCAGCCACCATCCTGAGCCAGACGTTGTCCGTCGTACGACCGATGGCGCCGGTCGTGCATGTGCGCATTCGCCCGGTGCTGCCGTCCATCGGTGAGAGCAGCAAAGGCCGGCGCGTGTTCTTCCTCGATCACGAGAACGTCATGGTGACACGCACTTGCCCAGGAATCTCTGCCGCCAACGCCTCTTCACTCATGCCGCCCTCATCCCTGGTCGAGCCCACGATGGTCCGACGCAGTGGCACGAATGGGCAAATCGTACCTGCCCTGCAGCTGTCCAACCTCAACTCGCGCACACGGAGCCCCTCGTCTGGCACCAGAGGTGTAAGTGCCGCTCCGCCGTtgcgagcggcagcaggtcgtggtggcggaggcaaAGTGCTCGTGTCATCCACAGATGCACTGCGTACCGCGGAAGCTTCCGCGCCGATGAAGGCGGCATCCCCCGCGTGCTTCTACGGTAAAGACttggcacagctgcactcACTTGTGGCTGCTGAAAGTCTGATGGCCTCGAAGACTTCTGCTGtagctgccggtgctgaccTGCCCAGTGGCACCGACGAGGGTAACATTCACGTCTCTCCCTCGAGCCTTAGCCCTGCATCGGAGAACCTGCAGCCGCTCTCCTTGTTTCCACCCCCGCCACTGGCGGCGCATCACAACCGCACCACAAGCTGGACGAGTCAGGGGAGTGAGGAGCGCTCTCCCAGCAGTCGTTTGTCTTGCGGGTCGCCGTCCACGTCTGTATCGCCACAGCAGCTCGGTTTCGGCTCGGCAAGAAGCGGCGCTGAGGTTTCCATGGCCTTAGGCACCTTCGCTAGCGTATCGCGCACGCGTCCGTGGCTGACAACGTTCAAGTCGTTCACAGAAGAGGAGACGTCGTCGCTGTATGCGACCCCTCGGGAGCTGAAGGCGGCGAGTACATCGGGTGGCGCGTGCGCCCCCAGTAGTACCGGtaggcactgcagcagcggcggtgctgcacgcgGCGGGTGCACCACCccagcactgcagcaccgggCTAAAGGTCCGGGGATCGAGCGGAAGCCATGCTACGGCGGTGTTTCACTCTCGACTGCGTCTTGCATCACCGAGCGCAGGAACTCCGCAGCCACGATCACGACTGGCGTCAGCCCGCGCAAAGCCGCAACCACCGCCCCGTCTCCTGTCAGCACGCGCCGGCGTGCGTCGCGTTCAATCCTCGGTGCATCCGTGAGTGTTTCGGCCATGTCGATACCGACAATGCCCAAGACCAGTGGGGGCTTCATTAATGGCGCAAAGCTGGCCGAAGAGGATGCGGTCGCGGAGCCAAAGGAGGCTCATCACGACGAAGggaggctgcagcagcaacagacgCCTCTTGGAAACTGCAGCATATCCCCACCCGGCGCTGCCACGTGCGGGGAGCAGCACTACAGCTTCGAGTTTGtgcacgacgaggaggcaacGCAGGCGGACGTCTTCGAAGAGAGCGTGTTGCACTTTGCTGACGAAGCACTGCTTGCGCAAAATGTCGCTATAATTTGTTATGGCCCTACAGGCAGTGGCAAGACGTACAGCATGATGGGAAGCCAAGTCCAGCCGTTCTCCACCTCCCGGTCATCGTTCGGCTCCACACCCTTCCGGGCAAGTGGGGAAAAGAGGCACCACGGCGGGGTCGTCAGCACCTCCTGTGCCCGCTTCCCACCGCAGTCCGACTCGAATGGTCCCACACCACCTGGCCCCGGCAACACTGGCGAGATGGAACGACAGATCACTGACGAGGCCGCAGCTGGGGTGGATGGAAGAGGCGCGGGGAGGGATGCACATGCGGTAGAGGACGATGACgagagcgacggcgccaGCTGTCCAAAGCTCGGCTCAACATGGGAGTATCACTACGTCAAACACACATCTAAGGGAAACGGTgactcagctgcagcagcagcgcggcgtaATCACCAACGTTACTCCCACACTGACGGCGGTGAAGGGGCTGCCTTGACGTCCTCAGCGATGATGTTCGaatgcgctgcggcacccgGGAGCATGACGGAGATGGGCATCCTCCCACGGTTAGTCCACACCCTGCTGGAGCGCCGTGGCGAGGCCATTACAATTCGGCGAGACCCCGGCAGGGAAGTGGGGGGTCGGAGCGCACATAACTTACAGTCGAACTCGCGGCCGACGTCAACACTGAAGCGCGCCGGCGGTCTCTCCCTGACTCTCCGAGATCTCACCTTCTATGGCATCGAACTGTACATGGACGAGCTGTGCGACTTGCTGGACCCCGGGAAGCGACCGATTCCAACCGTCAGCGACACAGGTGGCTTGGAGGTGTTGTGTCAGCGCATCAACGAAGCCCGCGACTACCGTatcagcggcagccgtggtggtgccagCCACGGCACCACGAAGACTGCCCGCACCGGTGGCGGAATGCCGATCACGTCTCTGGCTgacctgcgccgcgcgtATCACCTCGCCCACGGGAACCGCGTCACGGCGCGCCACGCAAAGAACGACGCGAGCTCCCGCTCCCACGCCATTTTTCTCTTGCAGCTCGACTTTGACTTGATCGAGTCAACCGACGagcctcgccgccgcgctggtAGCGGGGCAGCTTCAGCGAGAGACgggggtgctgcggcgccgcctctcccGTCGGAGCATGTGCAGCGCGTGCACTCGTATGTCGCCATGGTGGACCTGGCTGGCTGCGAGCGGGTGAAACAGACCAAGGTAGAAGGGGCCGCGTTACGTGAGGCACAGTACATCAACAAGTCTCTCTCGGCCCTCTCGTCGGTGGTGCTCTCGCTGCACCACAACAATGCCCATGTGCCGTACCGCGACTCTAAGCTGACGCGACTGCTGCGGCCTTGTCTCGAGGGTGGCCGCGTTCTCACTCTCGTTCACGTAGCACCGTGTTCTAGTACGGAGGCAATCAGTACGCTGAAGTTTGCAGACCAGATCCGTCACATCCACATCCCCACCCACGCCCTCACTGCGACATCATCGAAGCACCGCGAGCTGCTGGATGTGTTTGCTGACCTCATTGACCCGATGCAGGGGCACTGGGAGTCGCAGGTGCGGCAGGCACAGTTGCAGCTGGACCGGCTTTGCGCTGACGTACGACTGTTGTACTTCTCGCGTGCTGTCGGTGCCATTCCGCACCGCACAGCTTCCAAGGATGCGTTGGCCAGCGATGTCGTTAGCGAGATCTCAGCGATGTCCGAGGTGGACGAGAtcatctccatctcctccggTGACGTGAGCCAAGAGGAGGGCCCGCAACCGCTGACAGAGAATGCCACGGAGGCGGATAAGCGTCGCTTCGCCCTGCTCACCGTGATGCACCGACTCATGGGGCCCATTCACTTACATCAGCGTACGTCCATGCGAGATGCCGTGCGAGCGATCCAGTGTCGCGAGGAGCATAGAGTGCTTGCCCACCGTCAGCAGGTACAGCGGCGCATCGATAAGCTGCAGGCGACGTTGCAGGAACTGACGACGGCAAACGCGAagctggcgaaggagaacaGTACCCCGCTCCCGCGAGATCCGCACGCGTTAGAGCTGAGTCGCCGCATTCGCGAGAGCACCGAGGAGCTGGGGGAGTACACCAAAGAGCAGGCAGTTCTCATCTCTCTCACCACCGCCCTACGGCAGCGCCTTGCCGCGCAGGACGACCTGGAGGCGGCAGTAGATGAGCAACTACACaaggtgcagcaccgcaccgaGCAGGCCATGCGAACCctctctgccgctgtcgccgctcaCCCACCTGGTGGTCCACCTGCCGGGTCGGGAGCGACGTTACCCAAGGAGCCCACGCTGCCCACCGACACCTCGACCACTACCGCGCTGGCGATGAGCTCGAAGGACGACCCAGAGCTACGCGACATCGCACATCAGCAGCTATCACTTGCGAAGGAGCTCGCAGCTTTGCGGCTTGAGACGGCGTGCTTCGAGATCGGGACCGGGTTGTGGGAGGGTCTGTGGGCTCGCGCGATGCGTAAGGAAATCATTACAGCcatggaggtggaggtcTTTGCGATGGAGCGTATTCTACTTGATCGACGGGCGTTCTCGATGATGATGACCAGCGATGCCGATGTGGATGGCGAGAACGGATGCGTGGGGGACGCCGAGACGGGCCTGACTGCGTTACCCCTGACACCGAAAGCTGCAGCATACCCTGGAAACGGCCTTGGCTCCGTCGAGCGGAACGAACGCGACACAAGTGTCACTGCCGCCGAACACCATGTCTCTGCGCCACTGATGCATCCGTCACCAGAGTCGTCGCCACCCGGAGTCCATCTCTCAGTGCCAGTGTCCTCATACTCAGCACTGTGGTCACGCCTAGGCAGTTACCTGCACCGTAGGGCCGAGTCGTGCAACGGGAGCGGCAGAGTCGCTACGTCGCATAGGGGCCCTAACAAGGTTGAGGGAGgggctgcagtgccgctcAGTTCTTTAGTGCTTCAGCGCTCGCGTCGGGACCGTGCGGTGGACCTCGCTACTACAACCGCAAGTGACAAGTCTGTCAGTTTTGCAACCAATTCGTTCAGCGCCGTTGCGTCGAGCAGCGAGggcctgcgcctgcgcagTACGCTAGCTCCTGTTGCTGGTGTCGTGCCCTCGTCATCGCCATGCAGAGGACTTGAGGGGCTGGTACCAAACCCACTGACGGTGCTGATGACAGGTGAGCAGCAGAATCAGACCCAACACCAGATGGGCTCTATCTCATCCTTGCCATCGTCGCGCCACAACAGCAATGCCGCGGCCGTTGTGGCGGCGCTTATGCCACTTTCTCTTGCTGGCTCCTATGAGGAGGAGCAGTCGATGCAAGAGGCGTCTCTGCAGATGCTGTTACGAGATGGCATTCCATGTGAGGTGTGCTGCTTGGGCGAGTCGGCCAGCTACACCCTTCAGCACTACATCCTGCCTAGCAGCGCCGATGCACCCCTGAGAGAGGAGGCCAGGCACGAGGATCCGGCGACAAATTTTTCCGCCGCGCCCGACCGCTACCCCGCCACGGAGGACTCCGGCGCGaccgaaaaagagagcgacgcTAGTTGGCTTGCCTCGGCACGCAAGGGCCATATGACTAATCGGGAGTGGTCGTCGTCGAGGCAGCCTTGCGAGCGTCCTGGCGGGCCCACGGTTGGGCTTTGTACCACTCGTCAGGGTCGTCTGCGACTCGTGCGCATACCGCGCCGGCAGAACTTCTATGTGCTCGAGTTTCTCTACACCCACCAAGGGCTCCCAATGGCGCCGAGGCTGCAGGCCGCGGTGCTGGGTAAGTCGGAAGACACATTCACATCGATTCCAGGCAAGACCCACCTGGAACAGATGGTGGATGCTCTACCGTCGGTGCAAGGTGCCGCAGGtcggggtggtggcggtggcagcagcggcagcaccgccacccagCCACAAGGCCCATTGCGCGAGCACCGCCTGTTCGCGATCCCCCTGTTCGACCCCACCCTTCACCTGCATATGCACGTGTTGGAGGAGGGCATACCAAACATGAcgacgccggtggcggcggctgtgggcCTACCGAGCGGTGGCGATGCTCCCTCAGTTTCTGGCTCGACCTTCGAAGATGCTAGTGATCCCGGTGGATCCGTCATATTCACATCCCCTTCCCCGCCTTTCCCTGCATTGTGCGTCGCTCGGCGTCCGGAAGATGGGCCGCAGCTTGTGGTAGAGGTGCGCGGCGTGCCACAGACATCCTCGACATGTCGACGGATGATCACTGCCGACACCAAGCAGAAGCCAAAGTCTAGCCAGAAGCGTCAGCAGAAGCCCCGCTCGCCGAAGAAGACGACTGCCAGGGCAGGCCAGGCAGCGGGGCCTGCGCTTCACAGTGGTCAAGCTCAGCACGCAGTTGGCCGCAGTCCTTCTCGGCCCTCCGCGTCTCGAGCTCCAGCAGGGACTAGGGCGGGGGTCTGGAGCGGCCTTGTGCTGGCGAAGCGGCTCAGTAGCGGTGGAGAGTTGATGTTGCCGTCCTCCTGCATCCTTGCAAACACAGGCTGCTGCTCGTTGGTGCTGCGCTTTCCTGCTCCTTTCTTTGCTTCCTCTGCGTTGCGCGTggagagggtggaggcggtggtcgGGGCGCTCTGCGGAATCCTGCGCCCCTCCCTGACGGCGCCAGAGGTGcggccgtcgtcgtcgctgtcttCGTCTAAGCAAGTTGGTAGCGCGCGACGGCGTCTCTCCAGTTCTCCCTGGTGCACCTCTGCAGGCGGAACGGAGAGGGGCGGTAGCAACAATGGTGaccgacggcgcagcagcgtgtcgcGCTCGCCACTGTCGAGCGCATGCGCGCCGCCCGGGCTGGAGGTCGTAGACTACGCTCACATTCCATACACCCTATTTCTGGGCTCTGGCAGTCCTATTCGTTCCTCCCCATCCAGGGCAACAAGTGTGGGAGACGGCGTAGAAGGCCTCGGCTACGGGCCCTTCGCCTCTGGACACCCAAGTGCGTCGTTTGGCAACGCGGCCGTGCTGGCCTCGGCCTCCTCATCGGCGATCAGCAGCGACTCACTTGACGACCTGGGCGTGTTGAGTGGAGGTGTACTGGGGGACACGTTGCAAAGCAGCTTTAGCCAAGGGCACGGGCGCTACATTGCTACCACCATGCCACCCGACACATCTCTGCTGCAGCATAACACCTCTTTGAACGGCTTGCCGAGGCCATCCCGTGGCAGTTCAATGTTGGGCCCTCCCGCAGCACCGTTGATGGATCAGCGGAGTGGTGCAACGCTGCAGGTACAGTTTTACTGGATAGCAACGCCTCTCAACATGGAGTCACCCCACCTGGACGCGGGCCGCaagaacagcagcggtgcaggctgcagcagcgccaacgaTGGAGGCGGTGATAATggggcagcgaggcggcacACCATTGGCAGTAGATTTCCCCCCCAACCCAACACGCATACCACCGTTTCCACGGACACGTCGgtggaggcagcagaggtCGGGGTTGATCGCCTCGTACGGTCGCAGGTGAAAGCCGCACTTTCCATTTTGGCTCAGTTCTCCTACGTCTTAGTTGATGGTCGTCCTCGCGGCGATGTCGCTGACGTCGGTGaaggcactgctgcctcgTCCCTGGGCTCGACGCTCACAGCGAGCTTCAGTGCGCACGACGTGCGGCGGCCATTGGTCCTCGAGCACGGTAGCCATCGACGGAGCCAGTCAGAGGCGGACGCCGCGCGTTTCCGcgatgccgtcgccgtcacTTCCCTTCTGCGACAGCTTGACACGTACCGCCATCGAATCCGCCGCCTGTTCCGTCAACAGCTGTACGACGCTGAGGACATTATTGGCGACGACGTGGCGCCACCCGCGCTGCAGTCGTGGCTCAGTGGCGAGCTTGGACGCGGCGCCTACCTGCGTGAGGTGCAGGGTGAGGTGAAGCGCACAGTTGGGCTTCCGGCGTCGACCGTCTTGAGCAGCActagcggcggtgcggcgccgctgctgattACGTCATCTGACTGGCACTCAAGAGGCGACGACCGAGGCACGGATGCAGCGCTGTTGGAGCCCGAGAGCGGTGACGCTGGCCCCAACACGCAGGTGACGGTCACCGACGCGCGAGAGGCGTGTGTGACAACGGTACCGTGGACTGTGTGGCAGTGGGCATACCGTTGGCCTCTGCTGCATCGACTTTTGCGGAGGGACTCGGTGACCCGCCTGGGCAGCGGGGACGCTTGCCCCGCAGGACGTCCTTGCGTTAGTCAGGCAGAGGGGACTTCCGCATGGCTACCTATAGCGgctcacagcagcagcagcgcagcattGGTGACTGTGACGTCGTCGCCTTTTCTCGCGTCTTGCTCCATGGTTGCCTCGCCAACCTTTGCTTCCAGCTCCTCGAGCTCCGACGAGGGGTTCGTGATGGAAGGTGACTGGCTCACGGAGGCGAAGCTCGCGGCGCGTTCAAAGCGGGTGTGGCTGCCGGAAGTGTTCACTGCTACGGTACCGTCTTACTTGGAGAACTGCTCCTATGCGGGCCTTTAG